From one Streptomyces sp. ICC1 genomic stretch:
- a CDS encoding aspartate kinase has protein sequence MGLVVQKYGGSSVADAEGIKRVAKRIVDAKKNGHQVVVVVSAMGDTTDELIDLAEQVSPMPAGREFDMLLTAGERISMALLAMAIKNLGHEAQSFTGSQAGVITDSVHNKARIIDVTPGRIRTALDEGNIAIVAGFQGVSADSKDITTLGRGGSDTTAVALAAALDAEVCEIYTDVDGVFTADPRVVKKAKKIDWISSEDMLELAASGSKVLLHRCVEYARRYNIPIHVRSSFSGLPGTWVSNENPQGDEPVEHAIISGVAHDVSEAKITVVGVPDKPGEAAAIFRAIADAEINIDMIVQNVSAASTGLTDISFTLPKAEGHKAIDALEKAKGTIGFESLRYDDQIGKISLVGAGMKTNPGVTASFFQALSDAGVNIELISTSEIRISVVTRQDDVNEAVRAVHTAFGLDSDSGDEAVVYGGTGR, from the coding sequence GTGGGCCTTGTCGTGCAGAAGTACGGAGGCTCCTCCGTAGCCGATGCCGAAGGCATCAAGCGTGTTGCCAAGCGGATCGTGGATGCCAAGAAGAACGGCCACCAAGTGGTCGTCGTGGTTTCCGCGATGGGCGACACGACGGACGAGTTGATCGACCTCGCGGAACAGGTGTCCCCGATGCCTGCCGGCCGCGAATTCGACATGCTGCTGACCGCCGGAGAGCGGATCTCCATGGCCCTGCTGGCCATGGCGATCAAAAACCTGGGCCACGAGGCCCAGTCGTTCACCGGCAGCCAGGCGGGCGTCATCACCGACTCGGTCCACAACAAAGCGCGCATCATCGATGTCACGCCGGGCCGTATCCGCACCGCGCTGGACGAGGGCAACATCGCCATCGTCGCCGGCTTCCAGGGCGTGTCCGCGGACTCCAAGGACATCACCACCCTCGGCCGGGGCGGCTCGGACACGACCGCCGTCGCGCTCGCCGCGGCGCTGGACGCCGAGGTCTGCGAGATCTACACCGATGTCGACGGCGTCTTCACCGCGGACCCCCGCGTCGTGAAGAAGGCCAAGAAGATCGACTGGATCTCCTCCGAGGACATGCTGGAGCTCGCGGCCTCCGGCTCCAAGGTGCTGCTGCACCGCTGCGTCGAGTACGCGCGCCGCTACAACATTCCGATCCACGTCCGCTCGTCCTTCTCGGGACTGCCGGGCACGTGGGTCAGCAACGAGAATCCGCAGGGAGACGAGCCGGTGGAGCACGCCATCATCTCCGGAGTCGCTCACGACGTCTCCGAAGCCAAGATCACGGTCGTCGGCGTTCCGGACAAGCCGGGCGAGGCCGCGGCGATCTTCCGCGCCATCGCGGACGCCGAGATCAACATCGACATGATCGTGCAGAACGTGTCCGCCGCCTCCACGGGCCTGACGGACATCTCCTTCACCCTCCCCAAGGCCGAGGGCCACAAGGCCATCGACGCCCTGGAGAAGGCGAAGGGCACCATCGGCTTCGAGTCCCTGCGCTACGACGACCAGATCGGCAAGATCTCCCTGGTCGGCGCGGGCATGAAGACGAACCCGGGCGTCACCGCCTCGTTCTTCCAGGCGCTGTCCGACGCGGGCGTCAACATCGAGCTGATCTCCACCTCCGAGATCCGCATCTCGGTCGTGACCCGCCAGGACGACGTCAACGAGGCCGTCCGCGCCGTGCACACGGCCTTCGGCCTCGACTCCGACAGCGGCGACGAAGCCGTCGTCTACGGAGGCACCGGACGATGA
- a CDS encoding DUF5063 domain-containing protein: MSDATLHALGQDPDDFAVQISDQIESFIVAVTEVAKGEDPDSAVPFLLLEVSQLLLAGGRLGAYQDVLPDERYEPDLGPEPDVDDLRERFALMLEPVDVYSEVFDPYEPRKAPVAHRISDDLADVVADLRHGLIHYQAGRITEALWWWQFSYFTNWGPTSSATLRALQSLVAHVRLDQPLEALDGLDTDEDLTEEDLAEQAGKVMAEELGGLGRK; the protein is encoded by the coding sequence ATGTCTGACGCAACGCTGCACGCCCTGGGGCAGGATCCGGACGACTTCGCCGTCCAGATCTCGGACCAGATCGAGTCCTTCATCGTCGCGGTCACCGAGGTGGCCAAGGGCGAGGACCCGGACAGCGCGGTGCCCTTCCTCCTCCTGGAGGTCTCCCAGCTCCTGCTGGCGGGCGGTCGGCTGGGCGCGTACCAGGACGTCCTGCCCGACGAGCGCTACGAGCCCGACCTGGGCCCCGAGCCGGACGTGGACGATCTGCGCGAGCGGTTCGCGCTGATGCTGGAGCCGGTCGACGTCTACTCCGAGGTCTTCGACCCCTACGAGCCGCGCAAGGCCCCGGTCGCGCACCGGATCTCCGACGACCTGGCCGATGTGGTGGCGGACCTGCGGCACGGGCTCATCCACTACCAGGCGGGCCGGATCACCGAAGCCCTGTGGTGGTGGCAGTTCTCGTACTTCACCAACTGGGGCCCGACTTCCTCGGCGACCCTGCGCGCCCTGCAGTCGCTCGTGGCGCACGTCCGGCTGGACCAGCCGCTGGAGGCCCTGGACGGGCTGGACACGGACGAGGACCTGACCGAGGAGGACCTCGCCGAACAGGCGGGCAAGGTCATGGCCGAGGAACTCGGCGGACTGGGCCGCAAGTAA
- the recR gene encoding recombination mediator RecR yields the protein MYEGVVQDLIDELGRLPGVGPKSAQRIAFHILQAEPTDVRRLAHTLLEVKDKVRFCAVCGNVAQEERCNICRDPRRDLSVICVVEESKDVVAIERTREFRGRYHVLGGAISPIEGVGPDDLRIRELLARLADGAVTELIIATDPNLEGEATATYLARMLKPMGLKVTRLASGLPVGGDLEYADEVTLGRAFEGRRLLDV from the coding sequence TTGTACGAAGGCGTGGTCCAGGACCTGATCGACGAACTGGGCAGGCTGCCCGGCGTCGGGCCCAAGAGCGCGCAGCGGATCGCCTTCCACATCCTGCAGGCGGAGCCCACCGACGTCCGCCGCCTCGCGCACACGCTGCTCGAGGTCAAGGACAAGGTCCGGTTCTGCGCGGTGTGCGGGAACGTGGCGCAGGAGGAGCGGTGCAACATCTGCCGCGACCCGCGCCGCGACCTGTCGGTCATCTGTGTGGTCGAGGAGTCGAAGGACGTCGTCGCGATCGAGCGGACGCGCGAGTTCCGGGGCCGGTACCACGTCCTCGGCGGCGCGATCAGCCCGATCGAGGGCGTCGGCCCGGACGACCTGCGCATCAGGGAGCTGCTGGCGCGGCTCGCCGACGGTGCGGTCACCGAGCTGATCATCGCGACCGACCCCAACCTGGAGGGCGAGGCGACCGCCACCTACCTCGCCCGCATGCTCAAGCCCATGGGCCTGAAGGTCACCCGCCTGGCCAGCGGGCTCCCCGTCGGGGGAGATCTGGAGTACGCGGACGAGGTCACGCTCGGGCGGGCCTTTGAAGGAAGGCGACTTCTCGATGTCTGA
- a CDS encoding YbaB/EbfC family nucleoid-associated protein, translating into MIPGGGQPNMQQLLQQAQKMQQDLAVAQEELAQAEVEGQAGGGLVKATVTGSGELRALVIDPKAVDPEDTETLADLVVAAVQAANENAQALQQQKLGPLAQGLGGGSGIPGLPF; encoded by the coding sequence GTGATTCCCGGTGGCGGTCAGCCCAACATGCAGCAGCTGCTCCAGCAGGCCCAGAAGATGCAGCAGGACCTCGCCGTGGCCCAGGAAGAGCTGGCGCAGGCCGAGGTCGAGGGCCAGGCCGGCGGCGGCCTCGTCAAGGCGACCGTCACCGGTTCCGGCGAACTGCGCGCGCTGGTGATCGACCCCAAGGCCGTGGACCCCGAGGACACGGAGACGCTCGCTGACCTGGTGGTCGCGGCGGTCCAGGCGGCCAACGAGAATGCGCAGGCGCTCCAGCAGCAGAAGCTGGGGCCGCTGGCCCAGGGGCTGGGCGGCGGCAGCGGCATCCCCGGCCTCCCCTTCTAG
- a CDS encoding SLATT domain-containing protein: MSQPEMQPEGPPRDPAEDGDLTGRPFPLGDWGEPAERLDELYRRVEADALRTAEWYLSDRAWKRRGARILRAAAAVGAVAGASMPLLELTGSAPGAASYGYLSLLLAAACLACDRFFGLTSGWMRDVATAQAVQRRLQTLQFDWASENVREVLGPTEGTASEAAERCLTVLRRFSEDVTELVRSETAEWMVEFSSGPAPLVMQSLGANGARSDAYVPPTRFPLPPGTRPNMPRQRPPEQPR, translated from the coding sequence GTGAGTCAGCCGGAGATGCAGCCCGAGGGGCCACCCCGGGATCCCGCAGAGGACGGCGACCTCACCGGGCGGCCGTTCCCTCTCGGGGACTGGGGCGAGCCCGCCGAGCGGCTCGACGAGCTCTACCGGCGGGTCGAGGCCGACGCGCTGCGCACCGCCGAGTGGTACCTGTCCGACCGGGCGTGGAAGCGCCGGGGCGCCCGGATCCTGCGGGCCGCGGCGGCCGTGGGAGCGGTCGCGGGCGCCTCGATGCCGCTGCTGGAACTGACCGGCTCGGCGCCCGGCGCGGCCTCGTACGGCTACCTCTCGCTCCTCCTGGCGGCGGCCTGCCTGGCCTGCGACCGGTTCTTCGGCCTGACCTCGGGCTGGATGCGGGACGTGGCGACGGCGCAGGCCGTGCAGCGGCGTCTGCAGACCCTCCAGTTCGACTGGGCCTCGGAGAACGTGCGGGAGGTCCTGGGCCCCACGGAGGGCACGGCGAGCGAGGCGGCGGAACGATGTCTCACCGTGCTGCGCCGGTTCTCGGAGGACGTCACCGAACTCGTGCGGTCCGAGACCGCGGAGTGGATGGTCGAGTTCAGCTCGGGCCCCGCGCCGCTGGTGATGCAGTCCCTGGGGGCGAACGGGGCGCGCTCGGACGCCTACGTCCCGCCAACCCGCTTCCCGCTCCCCCCCGGCACCCGCCCGAACATGCCCCGCCAAAGACCGCCGGAGCAGCCGCGCTGA